The Watersipora subatra chromosome 1, tzWatSuba1.1, whole genome shotgun sequence genome has a window encoding:
- the LOC137385555 gene encoding polycystin-2-like: MNYEGEEPPKGFKYESATALEGTSSQGRFGYYEGGGYAHSLGKTQLKASKQIDYLIENNWIDEKTRAIFVEFTTYNNQLNLFSVSYIVFEMATTGAFYPKFDVKLVRPERYQSKYGSMVLLSELGMIAYTIYFIVVEIKLLKKLRWAYFKDFWNCVEFVNLSLLSIV; this comes from the exons ATGAATTACG AGGGAGAGGAGCCTCCAAAAGGTTTCAAGTATGAAAGTGCAACAGCGCTGGAAGGGACATCATCGCAAGGAAGGTTTGGCTATTATGAAGGAGGGGGCTATGCTCATTCTCTCGGCAAGACCCAACTGAAAGCTTCAAAGCAGATAGACTACCTGATTGAAAACAACTGGATAGATGAGAAAACTCGCGCCATATTTGTAGAGTTCACGACCTACAACAACCAACTCAACCTTTTCTCTGTTTCTTACATTGTCTTTGAGATGGCCACAACAGGAG CTTTCTACCCTAAATTTGATGTGAAGTTGGTACGACCAGAACGCTATCAGAGCAAATATGGCAGCATGGTGCTGCTCTCCGAGCTTGGGATGATTGCCTACACTATTTATTTCATCGTTGTTGAGATTAAACTGCTGAAGAAGTTGCGATGGGCATACTTTAAG GACTTCTGGAACTGTGTTGAGTTTGTGAACTTGAGTCTTCTCTCCATTGTC